A window from Streptomyces sp. NBC_00271 encodes these proteins:
- a CDS encoding ABC transporter ATP-binding protein — protein MEPVLEVNGLRVEYRGDGRTVVGADDVSFSIGAGEIFGLAGESGCGKSTIANAVMRLLKPPAEITAGSIRFQGRDVLGLDPRELRAFRWREIAMVFQSAMNSLNPVLTIGEQIVDIFTTHEKLKKRLARERAGELLQLVGIDPGRLKAYPHQLSGGMRQRVVIAMAVALHPRLLIMDEPTTALDVVVQQEIMAQIRDLQRELGFSILFITHDMSLMIELSDRMGVMYGGRIVELADAKDLFAGPLHPYTEALMNAFPPLTGPRQELTGLFDAPRTADSCGFHVRCPEDRSDCSMNIPDLREIAPGRWVAQSAQGAPR, from the coding sequence ATGGAACCCGTACTTGAGGTGAACGGCCTGCGCGTCGAATACCGCGGCGACGGACGCACCGTCGTGGGCGCCGACGACGTCTCCTTCTCCATCGGCGCCGGAGAGATCTTCGGCCTCGCCGGGGAGTCCGGCTGCGGCAAATCGACCATCGCCAACGCCGTGATGCGGCTGCTGAAGCCCCCGGCGGAGATCACCGCCGGCAGCATCCGCTTCCAGGGCAGGGACGTCCTCGGCCTGGACCCACGGGAGCTGCGCGCCTTCCGGTGGCGGGAGATCGCCATGGTCTTCCAGTCGGCGATGAACTCCCTCAACCCCGTCCTGACCATCGGCGAGCAGATCGTCGACATCTTCACCACCCACGAGAAGCTGAAGAAGCGGCTCGCGCGGGAGCGGGCCGGCGAGCTGCTTCAGCTGGTCGGCATCGACCCGGGAAGGCTGAAGGCGTACCCGCACCAGCTCTCCGGCGGCATGCGCCAGCGCGTGGTCATCGCCATGGCCGTCGCACTCCACCCCCGGCTGCTGATCATGGACGAGCCGACCACCGCGCTCGACGTGGTCGTGCAGCAGGAGATCATGGCGCAGATCCGCGACCTCCAGCGGGAGCTGGGCTTCTCCATCCTCTTCATCACCCACGACATGTCCCTGATGATCGAGCTCTCGGACCGCATGGGCGTGATGTACGGCGGACGGATCGTCGAACTCGCCGACGCCAAGGATCTGTTCGCGGGGCCGCTCCACCCCTACACCGAAGCGTTGATGAACGCCTTCCCGCCGCTGACAGGCCCGCGCCAAGAGCTCACCGGCCTCTTCGACGCCCCCCGCACCGCCGACAGTTGCGGCTTCCACGTCCGCTGTCCCGAGGACCGCTCGGACTGCTCCATGAACATCCCCGACCTGCGCGAGATCGCCCCCGGCCGGTGGGTGGCCCAGAGTGCCCAGGGAGCCCCGCGATGA
- a CDS encoding ATP-binding cassette domain-containing protein produces the protein MTQPLLSVRGLTKDFQVGTVFSRRRVRAVNDVSFDLPAGRITALVGESGSGKSTIARCLARLEQPSAGQVLLDGQDILRTEPRRASRAYRRKVQMVFQDPFGSLNPVHRIEHFLTRALVLHGHSATPEALRELIETVGLTEDMLQSYPHELSGGQRQRVSIARALAVEPRLILADEPTSMLDVSVRVGVLNLMRRLRDERNIAMLYITHDLGSARYLADTTMVMFAGELVEGGDALAVMDAPAHPYTRLLLSAVPDPERAGSYDPVERARLREAILNPTSCPYGDDGACSRTEPVRHIVGENDGQPHWVRCHLRAPASDIARRVLKATDRPDDEATDDTEKAETTAA, from the coding sequence ATGACCCAGCCCCTGCTGTCCGTACGCGGTCTGACCAAGGACTTCCAGGTCGGCACCGTCTTCTCCCGGCGCCGCGTCCGTGCCGTCAACGACGTGTCCTTCGACCTGCCGGCCGGCCGGATCACCGCCCTGGTCGGCGAGTCCGGCAGCGGCAAGTCCACCATCGCCCGCTGCCTCGCCCGCCTCGAACAGCCCTCCGCCGGACAGGTACTGCTCGACGGCCAGGACATCCTGCGCACCGAGCCGCGCCGGGCATCACGGGCGTACCGCCGCAAGGTCCAGATGGTCTTCCAGGACCCCTTCGGCTCACTCAACCCCGTCCACCGCATCGAGCACTTCCTCACCCGGGCCCTCGTCCTGCACGGCCACTCCGCCACACCAGAGGCGCTGCGCGAGCTGATAGAAACGGTCGGCCTGACCGAGGACATGCTCCAGTCCTACCCGCACGAACTCTCCGGCGGCCAGCGTCAGCGTGTCTCCATCGCTCGCGCGTTGGCGGTGGAACCGCGCCTCATCCTGGCCGACGAACCGACGTCGATGCTGGACGTCTCCGTGCGCGTCGGCGTGCTCAACCTGATGCGGCGCCTGCGCGACGAGCGGAACATCGCCATGCTCTACATCACCCACGACCTGGGCTCCGCCCGCTACCTCGCGGACACCACGATGGTCATGTTCGCCGGCGAACTCGTCGAGGGCGGCGACGCACTGGCCGTCATGGACGCCCCCGCCCACCCCTACACCCGCCTGCTGCTGTCCGCCGTACCCGACCCCGAACGGGCCGGCAGCTACGACCCCGTCGAGCGCGCCAGGCTCCGCGAGGCGATCCTCAACCCCACGTCCTGCCCCTACGGCGACGACGGCGCGTGCAGCCGCACCGAACCCGTCCGCCACATCGTCGGCGAGAACGACGGACAACCCCACTGGGTGCGCTGCCACCTGCGCGCACCCGCCTCCGACATCGCCCGCCGCGTCCTCAAGGCCACCGACCGGCCGGACGACGAGGCCACCGACGACACCGAGAAAGCGGAGACCACCGCCGCATGA